In Cydia pomonella isolate Wapato2018A chromosome 1, ilCydPomo1, whole genome shotgun sequence, one genomic interval encodes:
- the LOC133524649 gene encoding large ribosomal subunit protein eL8, producing MVQKKPKKKVGKKIAAAPLVVKKVEPKKVVNPLFEKRAKNFAIGQDIQPTRDLSRFVRWPKYIRIQRQKAVLQRRLKVPPPINQFTQTLDKTTAKGLFKILEKYRPETQAVRKERLKKAAEAKVAKKDEPLPKRPNTIRSGTNTVTKLVEKKKAQLVVIAHDVDPIELVLFLPALCRKMGVPYCIVKGKSRLGALVHRKTCTCLALTHVEPGDRAAFTKAVEAIRTNFNERYEELRRHWGGGVLGNKSNARIAKLEKAKARELAQKQG from the exons ATGGTGCAGAAGAAG CCCAAAAAGAAGGTCGGAAAGAAGATTGCGGCCGCTCCGCTGGTCGTAAAAAAGGTTGAGCCCAAGAAAGTAGTCAACCCACTCTTCGAAAAGAGGGCCAAGAACTTCGCTATCG GTCAGGACATCCAGCCCACGCGCGACCTGTCCCGCTTCGTGCGCTGGCCGAAATACATCCGCATCCAGCGGCAAAAGGCGGTGCTGCAGCGCCGGCTCAAGGTGCCGCCGCCGATCAACCAGTTCACCCAGACCTTGGACAAGACCACAG CTAAGGGACTTTTCAAGATCCTGGAGAAATACAGGCCCGAGACGCAGGCCGTCCGGAAAGAGCGCCTAAAGAAGGCTGCTGAGGCCAAG GTCGCCAAGAAAGATGAGCCCCTGCCCAAGAGGCCCAACACCATCCGCTCTGGCACCAACACTGTCACCAAACTGGTGGAGAAGAAGAAGGCACAGCTGGTCGTCATTGCCCATGATGTCGACCCTATTGAG CTGGTCCTGTTCCTGCCGGCCCTGTGCCGCAAGATGGGCGTGCCCTACTGCATCGTCAAGGGCAAGTCCCGCCTTGGCGCTCTCGTGCACCGCAAGACATGCACATGCTTGGCGCTCACACAC GTGGAGCCGGGTGACCGCGCGGCGTTCACCAAGGCCGTGGAAGCCATCCGGACGAACTTCAACGAGCGGTACGAGGAGCTGCGCAGGCACTGGGGCGGCGGCGTGCTCGGCAACAAGTCCAACGCGCGCATCGCTAAGCTGGAGAAGGCCAAGGCGCGCGAGCTCGCGCAGAAGCAGGGTTGA
- the LOC133529745 gene encoding uncharacterized protein LOC133529745, giving the protein MWLKRCLFLCVALTAAAVKVDLQGSLTLGSEVADFLAHNFQEEFLGGVNARRANTDALEELIKVVKHMRPCKDSSVCTPKLEKLIIEYVSDLTTGIKAVFDDVLEDELCKVKYFQKCLKHVRKVVRDAASDADEVHRWINILKKISGVYLEQGVLLAKQGLDNADKREQATNALKQQLVFKITDIEKKYEMILCNEFRLCPYQFDATIYVQLLLNLIRNMKENNVRLFLNQFKKKYLHAPMFKEDVIMKKNFEEVLKEMLLNKTIETKAIVLSIADVVQKRLAGTQPRERDVRLLQMILSDMDHIYVNNKDEHIEKFLDVVKDWLKSNDDNALGDGMEVFYNSLASHFLNQPSEIMFKLQTVAQVFLEVTAHYTPPASR; this is encoded by the exons ATGTGGTTGAAACGTTGCCTGTTTTTATGCGTTG CGCTCACAGCAGCAGCAGTCAAAGTTGACCTCCAAGGCTCCCTAACCCTAGGTTCAGAAGTCGCCGATTTCCTGGCGCACAACTTTCAAGAAGAGTTCCTTGGCGGCGTCAATGCACGGAGAGCCAACACTGACGCCCTAGAGGAACTAATCAAAGTCGTCAAACACATGAGACCTTGCAAAGATTCCTCCGTCTGCACGCCGAAATTAGAAAAGCTCATAATCGAGTACGTTTCTGATCTGACAACCGGCATAAAGGCAGTTTTTGACGACGTTTTGGAAGATGAGCTTTGCAAAGTTAAGTATTTCCAGAAATGTCTGAAGCACGTTAGGAAAGTTGTCAGAGACGCTGCTTCAGACGCTGATGAGGTACACAGATGGATTAATATTCTTAAAAAGATAAGTGGTGTTTATCTTGAACAGGGGGTGTTACTTGCTAAACAAGGCTTAGATAATGCTGATAAAAGGGAGCAAGCAACTAATGCTCTTAAACAGCAActggtttttaaaataactgatattgagaagaaatatgaaatgatactTTGCAATGAATTCCGTTTATGTCCATATCAATTCGACGCTACTATATATGTGCAACTCTTACTTAACTTAATAAGGAATATGAAGGAGAATAATGTAAGATTATTTTTGAACCAattcaagaaaaaatatctacacgCCCCCATGTTCAAGGAAGATGTTATAATGAAGAAGAATTTCGAGGAGGTCTTAAAAGAGATGTTGCTAAACAAAACAATAGAAACAAAAGCAATTGTATTATCTATAGCTGATGTAGTTCAGAAAAGACTAGCAGGAACGCAACCGAGGGAAAGAGATGTTAGGTTACTACAGATGATTTTATCCGATATGGACCATATTTATGTAAACAACAAAGATGAACATATTGAAAAGTTCTTGGATGTCGTAAAGGATTGGTTGAAGAGCAATGATGATAACGCCTTGGGAGATGGAATGgaggttttttacaatagttTGGCTTCGCACTTTTTAAATCAGCCgagtgaaataatgtttaaattgcAGACTGTGGCTCAAGTATTTTTAGAAGTCACAGCACATTATACTCCGCCTGCTTccagataa